The genomic DNA CTTTGCTTTGTGAGTTAAAGTTGCAGATGCCATGGCTACTGCTGAGGATGCGATGAATTGTCTTCGGTTTAACATAATTATTTCTCCTTTAATATTAAAATATAAATTTACGAATTAAGTTTTTTTGCAAATTGTTTTAATGAAGGATTTTAATTGAGGAATCTTATTTTTAATAATATCCCATATAATTACAAGTTCAATTCCAAAATATTCATGGACTAAAATGTTTCGCAAAGCTACTATTTTATGCCACTCAATTTCATTGTGTTTTTTCTTAAAGTCATCTGGTAATTGTTTTATCCCTTCACCTATAATTTCCAAACATTTCAATGT from Candidatus Hydrogenedens sp. includes the following:
- a CDS encoding DUF86 domain-containing protein — its product is MSKREIKIILEEILEHIKKIEKFTKNIDYKSFAKDDMRHYATLKCLEIIGEGIKQLPDDFKKKHNEIEWHKIVALRNILVHEYFGIELVIIWDIIKNKIPQLKSFIKTICKKT